Proteins from one Brevibacillus humidisoli genomic window:
- a CDS encoding PepSY-associated TM helix domain-containing protein — protein sequence MFASTVRDEEKKRDQGDQRWLYTAVWRWHFYAGIIFAPFIIMLAVTGAIYLFKPQIEDWMYQDLYYVQDGQQQLTPSQQIAAVREAYPGAEIASYKPGFAAGRTSEVGLQDGTDSLTVFVNPYDGQIVGQLADADRLMGEIERLHGELMIGTVGDRMVELAACWAMILLVTGIYLWWPRDQKALLGTILPRLNKGGRTLWRDLHAVTAFWLSAFVALLILTGLPWSGVLGEKINQLATATNTGYPPFATAWGPKPESVIPAKEIAEVPWAAEQLPVPVSTVANETLPLEDVIRIAEERGVHPGYTITYPEGEHGVYTVSVSSDRPEDEATLHIDQYSGSVLSDLRFVDYGIMAKAIAIGIALHEGHYFGFWNQLIGLLTCIGLVAVVISGMIMWWKRRPSGKLGAPTVPRDYRVARWVCVIILLLGIVLPLAGISIVVALLLDYYVISKFPKIKQWVG from the coding sequence ATGTTCGCATCTACAGTACGCGATGAGGAGAAAAAGAGAGATCAAGGGGATCAAAGGTGGTTGTATACAGCCGTCTGGCGCTGGCATTTCTACGCTGGCATTATTTTTGCTCCGTTCATTATTATGCTGGCCGTGACGGGAGCGATTTACCTGTTTAAGCCGCAGATCGAAGACTGGATGTATCAAGATTTATACTACGTTCAGGACGGTCAGCAGCAATTGACGCCCTCCCAACAAATAGCTGCCGTCCGCGAGGCTTATCCCGGTGCTGAGATAGCCAGCTACAAGCCCGGTTTCGCAGCTGGTCGCACATCCGAGGTGGGACTTCAGGATGGAACAGATTCGCTCACTGTTTTCGTCAATCCGTATGATGGCCAGATTGTGGGGCAGTTAGCCGATGCAGATCGACTGATGGGAGAGATAGAACGACTGCACGGAGAGTTGATGATCGGCACTGTGGGTGATCGGATGGTGGAATTAGCGGCCTGCTGGGCGATGATCCTGCTTGTCACCGGGATCTATCTCTGGTGGCCACGTGATCAAAAAGCGCTGTTGGGGACGATCCTTCCGCGACTTAACAAGGGAGGACGAACGTTATGGCGTGACCTGCATGCTGTGACGGCGTTCTGGCTGTCCGCATTTGTTGCCTTATTGATTTTGACAGGTCTGCCCTGGTCAGGGGTGCTGGGAGAAAAAATCAATCAACTGGCCACGGCGACCAATACCGGCTATCCGCCCTTCGCTACGGCCTGGGGCCCTAAGCCGGAATCGGTCATACCGGCCAAAGAAATAGCGGAGGTGCCGTGGGCGGCGGAGCAGCTTCCGGTACCTGTATCCACAGTCGCGAACGAAACGCTGCCGCTGGAGGATGTGATCCGCATTGCGGAGGAGAGAGGCGTGCATCCGGGTTACACCATTACCTACCCGGAGGGGGAACACGGGGTCTACACCGTATCCGTATCATCGGATAGACCGGAAGATGAGGCGACACTGCACATTGATCAGTATAGCGGCAGTGTGTTGTCCGATTTGCGCTTCGTTGATTACGGCATCATGGCGAAGGCGATTGCGATTGGGATCGCTTTGCACGAAGGACACTATTTTGGCTTCTGGAATCAATTGATTGGATTGCTTACTTGTATAGGACTGGTCGCAGTCGTCATCAGTGGTATGATCATGTGGTGGAAGCGGCGCCCATCTGGAAAACTGGGGGCACCAACCGTGCCAAGGGACTATCGGGTGGCCAGATGGGTTTGTGTGATCATCTTATTGCTAGGGATCGTATTGCCGCTCGCAGGCATCTCGATTGTAGTCGCGCTTCTTTTAGACTATTATGTAATCAGCAAGTTCCCTAAGATCAAGCAATGGGTTGGTTAA
- a CDS encoding RidA family protein translates to MNERVSVSSGSPWEPVVGYCRAIRVGNRIEVAGTTAMRDGEVVGVGDAYEQTKQIIKTIEEALQKLGGSLADVVRTRMFVTDIARWEEIGRAHGEFFKEIKPVATMVEVKALIDPRLLVEMEAEAIVSSE, encoded by the coding sequence GTGAACGAGAGAGTGAGTGTAAGTAGCGGTTCTCCATGGGAGCCGGTCGTCGGGTACTGTAGAGCGATTCGTGTCGGCAATCGGATCGAGGTGGCTGGTACGACGGCGATGAGAGATGGTGAGGTGGTTGGCGTCGGTGATGCCTATGAACAGACCAAACAGATTATCAAAACAATAGAAGAAGCTTTGCAGAAGCTTGGCGGTTCTTTGGCCGATGTGGTTCGGACGAGAATGTTTGTCACAGATATCGCCAGATGGGAAGAGATTGGGCGGGCACACGGAGAGTTTTTCAAAGAGATTAAACCGGTAGCCACAATGGTTGAGGTGAAAGCGCTGATAGATCCCAGACTTCTCGTCGAGATGGAGGCAGAAGCGATTGTGAGCAGTGAATGA
- a CDS encoding class I SAM-dependent methyltransferase encodes MAQYSTNRWNAELYDTKMGFVSELGKGVLDFLAVQAGESVLDLGCGTGDLTAAIADAGALPVGIDLSDEMIRQARDKYPSLCFAVANAETYRTEQSFDAVFSNAALHWMKRPADVIDSIWLALRPGGRFVAEFGGKGNVQTIVAGITEVLADYGIDAWQRHPWYFPSIAEYSTLLEQRGFTVAYACLFERPTPLGTESDAIADWLDSFADPFFYDFSAKEKAAAYRKIADKLRPKLYMERNWVGDYRRLRVVAYKERDNGQSRN; translated from the coding sequence ATGGCGCAGTATTCAACCAATCGGTGGAACGCAGAACTGTACGATACCAAGATGGGATTTGTCTCAGAGTTGGGGAAAGGAGTGCTCGACTTTCTCGCTGTCCAAGCCGGTGAATCCGTACTTGATCTAGGATGCGGTACAGGCGACTTGACGGCAGCGATTGCTGATGCAGGCGCTCTCCCTGTGGGGATCGACCTTTCTGACGAGATGATCCGGCAGGCACGTGACAAATATCCATCACTCTGCTTTGCTGTGGCAAATGCAGAAACCTACCGGACAGAGCAGAGCTTCGATGCCGTCTTTTCCAATGCCGCTCTGCACTGGATGAAGCGACCGGCCGACGTCATCGATAGCATCTGGCTCGCCCTGCGGCCTGGTGGGCGCTTCGTGGCGGAATTTGGCGGAAAGGGAAATGTACAAACGATTGTTGCTGGTATTACGGAGGTACTTGCCGATTACGGTATAGATGCCTGGCAACGTCATCCATGGTACTTTCCCAGTATTGCCGAATACAGTACACTGCTGGAACAAAGGGGATTTACGGTTGCTTATGCCTGCCTGTTTGAGAGGCCAACACCGCTTGGAACAGAATCGGACGCGATTGCTGACTGGCTCGACTCTTTTGCCGACCCGTTTTTTTATGATTTTTCTGCCAAGGAAAAAGCAGCAGCCTACCGCAAGATCGCGGATAAGCTGCGGCCAAAGCTCTATATGGAGAGAAACTGGGTGGGTGACTACAGACGCTTGCGCGTGGTAGCCTATAAAGAACGAGATAATGGACAAAGCAGAAACTAA
- a CDS encoding DUF2306 domain-containing protein — translation MKTVGKRYTAAFWIVACFSFLVGLYSIMVYTFASEPAPMIATKLSLGEVLDQTWYLFLYIHVFCSSLAIMTGPFQFIGGLRKRFPGLHRRLGMLYMLCIGGGGLSGLYLAFFATGGWFAGMGFAALSLLWMWTAWRGLQHIRAANVQEHRKWMIRNFALTCAAITLRIYLPLSIVTFGLAPYETYYTWISWLCWLPNLFVAEWYIRRKFSIYRKYLSQQ, via the coding sequence ATGAAGACGGTGGGCAAGCGTTACACTGCAGCGTTTTGGATAGTAGCCTGTTTCTCCTTCCTGGTCGGCTTGTATTCGATCATGGTTTATACCTTTGCGAGTGAACCGGCACCCATGATCGCAACAAAACTGTCGCTGGGGGAAGTACTCGACCAAACGTGGTATCTCTTCTTGTACATTCATGTCTTTTGTTCCTCGCTCGCCATTATGACAGGTCCCTTCCAGTTCATCGGCGGGTTGCGCAAACGATTTCCCGGTTTGCACCGTCGTTTGGGGATGCTGTATATGCTCTGCATCGGGGGAGGTGGCTTGTCCGGTCTTTACCTTGCCTTCTTCGCCACTGGCGGTTGGTTTGCAGGTATGGGCTTCGCAGCCTTGTCCCTGCTCTGGATGTGGACAGCTTGGCGAGGGCTTCAGCACATACGCGCTGCTAACGTCCAGGAACACAGGAAGTGGATGATTCGCAATTTTGCCCTTACCTGCGCCGCCATCACATTGCGCATCTATTTGCCGCTGTCCATCGTCACATTTGGTTTGGCGCCATATGAGACCTACTACACTTGGATTTCCTGGCTGTGCTGGCTGCCCAACCTGTTTGTTGCCGAATGGTACATCCGCAGGAAGTTCTCTATATATAGAAAATACCTATCACAACAATAA
- a CDS encoding TetR/AcrR family transcriptional regulator — translation MGSADRRQREIEEIKKKIIDAATELFIHEGYAHVSIRKIAQKIEYSPTTIYNYFRDKEEILHHLLKQGYALFYQYLDTAVQEEADTGSDSVHQLRSALRAYTRFGLEHADYYKLIFIEDLERRQPFEDCETDRHRGFALLARLVEQAIAEKGSGHIDLQQTSQLLWAAVHGITSLLVTFDDFPWVDDREELIESLIETQIRGLFASV, via the coding sequence ATGGGCAGCGCAGACAGGCGCCAACGGGAGATTGAGGAGATCAAGAAGAAAATCATTGATGCAGCGACCGAATTGTTTATCCATGAAGGCTATGCTCACGTCTCGATCCGAAAAATCGCGCAGAAGATCGAATACTCGCCTACGACCATTTACAACTATTTTCGCGACAAGGAAGAGATCTTACACCACCTGTTAAAGCAGGGATACGCCCTCTTTTATCAGTACCTAGACACTGCGGTTCAAGAGGAGGCAGACACAGGCAGCGATAGCGTGCATCAACTGCGTTCTGCTTTGCGAGCCTATACGCGCTTCGGACTGGAGCATGCCGATTACTACAAACTAATCTTCATTGAGGACCTTGAGCGGAGACAGCCCTTCGAAGATTGCGAGACCGACCGGCACAGGGGGTTTGCCCTCTTGGCCAGGCTGGTAGAGCAGGCGATAGCGGAAAAAGGATCAGGCCATATCGACCTGCAACAAACCAGCCAACTGTTATGGGCTGCCGTGCACGGAATCACCTCCCTGTTGGTCACATTTGATGATTTCCCTTGGGTAGATGACCGCGAAGAGTTGATCGAATCCCTGATTGAAACGCAAATACGGGGGCTGTTCGCGTCTGTGTAG
- a CDS encoding cation diffusion facilitator family transporter has product MRMEGRQFVEDRLKQGKRGVWISIVVYGLLACAKLGFGWYTASRALVADGWNSASDVLASLAILIGLYVAGKPADDDHRYGHFRAETAAALIAALLMAFVGVDLLQGTFQLLLSDQPMEKPDPLAIYVAGASALVMYGVYRINRSIAERTNNLAVLAAAYDNRSDALVSAGAAVGIAAAQWGASLLDPIVALIVSGVILKTAWQVGAEAVHSLMDGFKEEKLDEIAERIEQVEGVREIVDLRARYHGSAVHVDVTIGVDHHLNVVESHSLTEQVEQKLLGYQNIQRVYVHVEPALWRQS; this is encoded by the coding sequence ATGCGGATGGAAGGTCGTCAGTTCGTTGAAGATCGGTTAAAACAAGGGAAGCGAGGAGTCTGGATCAGTATCGTTGTATACGGGCTGTTGGCATGCGCCAAGCTCGGATTTGGATGGTACACCGCTTCCCGTGCGTTGGTCGCGGACGGCTGGAACAGTGCTTCCGATGTCCTTGCCTCACTGGCAATTCTGATCGGGCTGTACGTTGCTGGGAAGCCGGCAGACGACGATCATCGCTATGGACACTTCCGGGCCGAGACGGCGGCAGCCTTGATTGCCGCCCTACTGATGGCGTTTGTGGGAGTTGACCTCTTGCAGGGAACGTTCCAACTGCTTTTGTCTGACCAACCGATGGAAAAGCCGGACCCACTGGCGATTTACGTAGCAGGGGCGAGTGCTTTGGTCATGTACGGGGTCTACCGGATCAATCGCTCCATAGCGGAGAGGACCAATAACCTGGCTGTTCTGGCAGCGGCTTATGACAACCGTTCCGACGCGCTGGTCAGTGCCGGGGCCGCAGTTGGCATTGCTGCGGCTCAGTGGGGGGCGAGCTTGCTGGACCCGATTGTCGCGCTGATCGTCAGCGGGGTGATTCTCAAGACAGCCTGGCAGGTGGGGGCTGAAGCCGTTCACTCGCTGATGGATGGATTTAAAGAAGAGAAGCTGGATGAAATCGCGGAACGGATCGAACAAGTGGAGGGCGTGCGCGAAATCGTCGACCTGCGTGCCCGCTACCACGGCAGTGCGGTACACGTAGACGTCACGATCGGCGTCGATCACCACCTAAATGTGGTGGAAAGCCATTCCCTAACCGAGCAGGTGGAACAGAAGCTGCTCGGATACCAAAACATCCAACGGGTCTACGTACACGTAGAGCCGGCGTTATGGAGACAATCATAA
- a CDS encoding metal-dependent hydrolase — translation MDTATHFAMGFGLAGLAHLDPVVAGSPGLAEAVMLGTVIGSQAPDLDGFTRFRGSASYIRNHRGLSHSIPALFIWTLLIFLFIQTISPQQHWLHLLGWTFLAVFLHIFVDLFNSYGTQGLSPFSKKWIALNLIFIFDPLIFGLHLIGFMLWMAGANPGQLFLTIYLLIVGYYYWRYKAHRRATQLVRSTIGITGEYTILPTFFWNQWTFIIKSDTHWHVGEVNSGEVVVLDTFVRKAESDLIAQAKKDHKVQAFLSFTSYAHVEVREHHFGYEVRWFDLRYRSRNDEKNHYMLVAVVYLDKEYQKRDSFVGWIHRGEEQLAKKLNPDKEMQMN, via the coding sequence ATGGATACTGCCACACATTTTGCCATGGGATTCGGATTGGCTGGCCTGGCGCATCTCGATCCGGTCGTAGCAGGTTCACCCGGATTGGCGGAAGCTGTGATGCTAGGGACAGTAATCGGTTCACAGGCGCCCGATCTTGACGGCTTCACCCGGTTTCGCGGAAGTGCTTCCTACATTCGCAATCACCGCGGGCTATCCCATTCGATCCCGGCTCTATTCATCTGGACGCTGCTTATATTTCTGTTCATCCAAACGATCAGTCCGCAGCAGCATTGGCTGCACCTGCTCGGCTGGACCTTCCTGGCCGTCTTCCTGCATATATTTGTCGATCTGTTTAATTCGTACGGCACACAGGGCCTTTCCCCTTTCAGCAAAAAGTGGATTGCCTTGAACCTGATTTTTATTTTTGATCCCCTGATTTTCGGTCTGCATCTGATCGGATTTATGCTGTGGATGGCCGGAGCCAACCCCGGACAACTCTTTTTAACGATCTATCTATTGATTGTGGGCTACTACTATTGGCGTTACAAAGCACACCGGCGGGCCACACAGCTGGTCCGCAGCACGATTGGGATCACGGGAGAATATACGATCCTGCCCACCTTTTTCTGGAACCAGTGGACGTTTATCATCAAAAGCGACACCCACTGGCATGTGGGGGAAGTGAACAGCGGGGAAGTGGTCGTGCTCGACACATTTGTGCGGAAGGCGGAGAGCGACTTGATCGCCCAGGCCAAAAAAGATCACAAGGTGCAAGCGTTTCTCTCTTTCACCAGCTATGCCCATGTGGAAGTACGCGAGCATCATTTTGGGTACGAAGTGAGATGGTTTGACCTGCGTTACCGTTCGCGCAATGATGAAAAGAATCACTACATGCTTGTGGCAGTCGTCTATCTCGACAAGGAGTACCAGAAGCGCGATTCGTTTGTCGGCTGGATCCACCGCGGCGAAGAACAGTTGGCCAAAAAGCTGAATCCGGACAAAGAAATGCAGATGAACTAA
- the mutY gene encoding A/G-specific adenine glycosylase, with amino-acid sequence MSKKEQTLSYKLPDEFEVFGFHRDLLAWYDQQKRDLPWRVNRDPYRIWVSEIMLQQTRVETVKPYYENFMAKFPTVEALADAPEDEVLKAWEGLGYYSRARNLQAAAREVKASYGGQLPDTREEIARLKGIGPYTAGAILSIAYDKPEPAVDGNVMRVFARLLLMEDDIAKPAVRKKFEQLVRQTIPAERAGDFNQALMELGAMVCQPRSPHCLTCPVFDYCLARREGVQEQLPVKGKAKPPRPVDLLVAVIRRGDRWLINKRPEQGLLAGLWEFPMFEPDRRYTDEEWLEEQTERRFGISIAVCHELPSVQHTFSHLQWNLHVFLCEWLEGEPPSDSVRLVSQDEWETYAFPVAHNKIIEHLVDAGHCSAKE; translated from the coding sequence ATGAGCAAGAAGGAACAGACCCTTTCCTACAAGTTGCCTGACGAGTTTGAAGTGTTTGGCTTCCACCGGGATCTGCTGGCTTGGTATGACCAGCAGAAGCGGGATCTGCCCTGGCGGGTCAACCGAGATCCATACCGGATCTGGGTCTCGGAGATCATGCTGCAGCAGACGCGGGTAGAGACGGTGAAGCCGTACTACGAGAACTTCATGGCCAAGTTTCCGACGGTAGAAGCGCTGGCCGACGCTCCGGAAGATGAGGTGCTAAAAGCGTGGGAAGGACTCGGCTACTACTCCCGCGCCCGCAACCTGCAGGCAGCGGCCCGGGAAGTAAAAGCATCTTATGGGGGCCAGCTTCCCGATACACGGGAAGAAATCGCCCGCTTGAAAGGAATCGGCCCGTATACGGCCGGCGCAATCTTAAGCATTGCGTATGACAAGCCGGAACCAGCTGTCGACGGCAACGTGATGCGCGTGTTTGCCCGGCTGCTGCTGATGGAGGACGACATCGCCAAGCCCGCTGTCCGCAAAAAATTTGAACAGCTTGTCCGACAGACGATCCCGGCAGAACGGGCAGGAGATTTCAACCAGGCACTGATGGAGTTGGGCGCCATGGTCTGTCAGCCGCGCTCGCCTCATTGTCTCACCTGTCCGGTATTCGACTATTGTCTGGCGCGCAGGGAAGGGGTACAGGAGCAGCTGCCGGTAAAAGGCAAAGCGAAGCCGCCGCGTCCGGTCGATCTGTTGGTGGCGGTGATCCGCCGAGGAGACCGATGGCTGATCAACAAGCGGCCAGAGCAGGGATTGTTGGCTGGTCTGTGGGAGTTCCCCATGTTTGAACCGGACCGGCGATACACTGACGAAGAATGGCTGGAAGAGCAAACGGAACGCCGATTTGGTATCTCCATCGCCGTTTGTCATGAACTGCCGTCGGTTCAGCATACGTTTTCTCACCTGCAATGGAACCTGCACGTATTTCTATGTGAGTGGCTGGAAGGAGAGCCGCCATCTGATTCTGTCCGATTGGTCAGCCAGGATGAGTGGGAAACGTATGCCTTCCCCGTGGCTCATAACAAGATCATCGAGCATTTGGTCGACGCCGGTCATTGCTCAGCAAAGGAATGA
- a CDS encoding YrzI family small protein — protein sequence MQIPMIFFTITIQRRIRTPQELEQRYLQDKLIAELEEKRLWDTLPYPESCKRL from the coding sequence ATGCAGATCCCTATGATCTTCTTTACGATTACGATTCAACGCAGAATACGAACGCCACAGGAGCTTGAGCAGCGCTATCTGCAGGATAAGTTGATTGCTGAGCTCGAGGAAAAGCGTTTATGGGATACCCTGCCCTATCCGGAATCCTGTAAGCGTCTGTAG